From Toxotes jaculatrix isolate fToxJac2 chromosome 1, fToxJac2.pri, whole genome shotgun sequence, a single genomic window includes:
- the LOC121179523 gene encoding putative gonadotropin-releasing hormone II receptor produces MNASSCCDPSVIMYQQSIRSDLNASCGWVAPPCNWTSVDTVPQLPTFSTAAKVRVIITFILCGISTLCNLAVLWAANGHKRKSHVRVLIINLTAADLLVTFIVMPVDAVWNITVQWLAGDLACRFLMFLKLQAMYSCAFVTVVISLDRQSAILNPLAISMARKRNRVMLTVAWTMSVLFSIPQMFIFHNVTITYPANFTQCTTRGSFVTHWQETAYNMFTFSCLFLLPLVIMIICYTRIFIQISKRMAKKSLSSNEPHLRCSKNNIPKARMRTLKMSIVIVICFIVCWTPYYLLGLWYWFFPDDLEGKVSHSLTHILFIFGLFNACLDPIIYGLFTIRFRKGLKNCYGKATVMSDKETNKVKMESLKCTATALPCKRGMVTGEKQISCGQAEPKSTDDRCPTVFSQGEGGQPCHFRAESII; encoded by the exons ATGAACGCCTCCTCCTGTTGTGATCCTTCAGTCATCATGTATCAGCAGAGCATCAGATCTGACCTCAATGCCAGCTGTGGCTGGGTGGCTCCTCCCTGTAACTGGACATCAGTGGACACAGTGCCGCAGCTGCCTACCTTTTCTACAGCAGCCAAAGTCAGAGTGATCATTACCTTTATCCTGTGTGGCATTTCCACTCTCTGCAATTTGGCTGTGCTGTGGGCAGCCAATGGCCACAAGCGCAAATCCCACGTCAGAGTGTTGATAATCAACTTGACTGCAGCTGATCTCTTGGTTACCTTCATTGTGATGCCCGTGGATGCCGTGTGGAACATCACAGTTCAGTGGCTGGCCGGTGACCTGGCCTGCAGATTCTTGATGTTCCTCAAACTACAGGCCATGTACTCCTGTGCCTTTGTCACAGTGGTGATTAGTCTGGACAGACAGTCAGCCATCCTCAACCCCCTGGCCATTAGCATGGCGCGGAAAAGGAACAGGGTCATGCTGACGGTAGCGTGGACCATGAGCGTCTTGTTCTCAATCCCTCAG atgtttattttccataatGTGACCATCACGTATCCAGCCAACTTTACTCAGTGCACTACAAGGGGGAGCTTTGTCACTCACTGGCAGGAAACTGCCTACAACATGTTTACCTtctcctgcctcttcctgctgccACTGGTCATAATGATTATCTGCTACACCAGAATCTTCATCCAGATCTCCAAGCGGATGGCCAAAAAGAGCT TGTCTTCTAATGAGCCACACCTACGTTGTTCAAAGAACAACATCCCCAAAGCGCGAATGAGAACTCTGAAAATGAGCATCGTCATAGTGATCTGCTTCATAGTCTGCTGGACACCGTACTACCTGTTGGGTTTGTGGTATTGGTTCTTCCCAGATGATTTGGAGGGAAAGGTCTCCCACTCCCTTACCCACATTCTGTTCATCTTTGGTCTTTTCAATGCCTGCCTGGACCCCATCATCTACGGGCTGTTCACCATACGCTTCCGCAAGGGGCTGAAGAACTGCTATGGCAAAGCCACAGTGATGTCAGATAAGGAAACTAACAAGGTGAAAATGGAGTCTTTGAAATGTACTGCCACTGCTTTACCCTGTAAAAGAGGGATGGTCACCGGTGAAAAGCAGATCAGCTGCGGACAGGCTGAGCCAAAATCCACTGATGACAGGTGTCCAACTGTGTTCAGTCAAGGAGAAGGAGGACAGCCTTGCcacttcagagctgagagcatAATATGa